From the genome of Rhizobacter sp. AJA081-3:
CACCGGCGACGTGCCCGAAGAATGGTGCCTGCGCTGGGCCGCAGCCGGCGTGCGCTGGCGCATCTTCAACCCGGCACGGGGCTGGCGCCTGCTGGTGCCGCGGCGCTGGCGTCGCATGCACCGCAAGCTCTGCGTGGTCGACGGCGAGGTGGCCTTCTGCGGCGGCATCAACCTGCTCGACGACCACCACGATCCCAACCACGGCGAGCTCGAGCAGCCGCGCCTGGATTTCGCGGTGCGCGTGCGCGGGCCGCTGGTTGGCGACGTTCACGACACGATGACGCGGCTGTGGTGGCGGCTGCAGGCGGCGCGCAAGGTCGGCAAGGGCGACCCCGAGGGCGCGCTGGCCGCTGTGCGCGCCGCCGCGCGAGCCGGCGTCGAAGATCCCCCGTACCCGAGCCGCCTGCTCGGCGGCGCGAGGGCGGCGCTGGTGCTGCGCGACAACTTCCGCTTTCGCCGGCGCATCGAGAGCAACTACCGCGTGGCGATCGCGCAGGCGCGGCGCGAGATCGTCATCGCCAACGCCTACTTCATCCCCGGCGTGCAGCTGCAGCGCGCGCTGCTGCGCGCTGCGCGGCGCGGGGTGAAGATCACGCTGCTGCTGCAGGGCCGATACGAGTACTTCATGCAGTTCCACGCCAGCCGCGCGGTCTACGGCCTGCTGCTGGACGCCGGCATCGAGATCATCGAGTACGAGGCGAGCTTCCTGCACGCCAAGGTGGCGGTGATGGACGCACCGCAGGGCGCGCTGTCCACGGTGGGGTCGTCCAACCTCGACCCTTTCAGCCTGCTGCTGGCCCGCGAGGCCAACGTGTTCGTTCGCGACGATGACTTCGCCGCCGAGATGATGGGCCACCTGCGCCACGCCATCGCGCACCAGGGGCGCCGGGTCGAGCCCGACGCACACGCGGCGCGGCCCTGGTCCACGCGTGCACTCAACTGGGTCGCCTACGGCCTGATGCGCTTCGCGCTGATGGTGACGGGCCTGAAATACTGAAGCCTTGGCAATGACCGCCGATCTGGTCGTGCAACGCCCCGAGGGCCTGTACTGCCCGCCGGGAGGCTTCTTCATCGACCCGTGGCGTCCCGTCGATCGCGCCGTGATCACCCATGCGCATGCCGACCATGCGCGACGCGGCCATGGCCACTACCTGGCCGCCGCGCCGGCCGAGGGCGTGCTGCGCGCGCGGCTGGGCGAGATCACGCTGCAGCCGCTGGCCTACGGTGAGGTCGTCGAGCACCACGGCGTGCGCATCAGCCTGCACCCGGCCGGCCACGTTCTCGGCTCGGCGCAGGTGCGGCTCGAGCATGGCGGCCAGGTCTGGGTGGCTTCGGGCGACTACTTCGTCAGCGGCGCCGGCGACGACAACCGCACCTGCGCGCCCTTCGAGCCGGTGCGCTGCGACTGCTTCATCACCGAGTCGACCTTCGGCCTGCCGGTGTACCGCTGGGCGCCGCAGCGCGAGGTGTTCGCGGCCATCGACGACTGGTGGCGAGCCAACGCCGCGCAGGGCCGCGCCAGCGTGCTGCTGGGCTACAGCTTCGGCAAGGCGCAGCGCATCCTGGCCGGCGTGGATGCATCGATCGGGCCGATCCTCGTGCACGGCGCCGTGGAGCCGCTCAACGAGGCCTACCGCGCAGCCGGCGTGCCGCTGCCGGCCACGCAGCTCGCCACCG
Proteins encoded in this window:
- the clsB gene encoding cardiolipin synthase ClsB, with the protein product MTQADPRAEHELLLLKGGTELFPAMVEAIDAARFEVMLETYIFDFSRSALSIAQALEAAAKRGATVRVVVDGLGTGDVPEEWCLRWAAAGVRWRIFNPARGWRLLVPRRWRRMHRKLCVVDGEVAFCGGINLLDDHHDPNHGELEQPRLDFAVRVRGPLVGDVHDTMTRLWWRLQAARKVGKGDPEGALAAVRAAARAGVEDPPYPSRLLGGARAALVLRDNFRFRRRIESNYRVAIAQARREIVIANAYFIPGVQLQRALLRAARRGVKITLLLQGRYEYFMQFHASRAVYGLLLDAGIEIIEYEASFLHAKVAVMDAPQGALSTVGSSNLDPFSLLLAREANVFVRDDDFAAEMMGHLRHAIAHQGRRVEPDAHAARPWSTRALNWVAYGLMRFALMVTGLKY
- a CDS encoding ligase-associated DNA damage response exonuclease, whose translation is MTADLVVQRPEGLYCPPGGFFIDPWRPVDRAVITHAHADHARRGHGHYLAAAPAEGVLRARLGEITLQPLAYGEVVEHHGVRISLHPAGHVLGSAQVRLEHGGQVWVASGDYFVSGAGDDNRTCAPFEPVRCDCFITESTFGLPVYRWAPQREVFAAIDDWWRANAAQGRASVLLGYSFGKAQRILAGVDASIGPILVHGAVEPLNEAYRAAGVPLPATQLATAVSDKAVLPRALVVAPPSVLGSAWMKRFGDCADAFASGWMQLRGARRRQGVDRGFVLSDHADWPGLQRAIAATGASRVIVTHGYEAVMVRWLAEQGLEAGSFRTEYGSDDPGDDGEVAA